The stretch of DNA ACGGAGACATACATCCATAATGGCCACGTCCAGCGGGCAATCTTCCGGTGCAGATCGAAACGCTGGCGCAACGCCCGGCTAAGAGTAATCAGCGCCAAGGGCAGAATGATTACTGCCAGAAAAGTGTGCGTCAAGAGGATCCCCAGATACACTGGCCGGAACCAGGGCGGGTTCTTGAACACGGTGGGGCCACGGTGCAGGTGAATCGCCAGATAACCGTGATAGGTCAGATAGCAGGCCAAAAAAAGGCTCGAAGCGGCAAACGCGCCCACCATGCATTTCTGGTGCGCCGATTGGTTCTTGCGCCGTATAAAATAGTACCCCCATCCAAGCAAGACAGCGCTCAAGCCGTTGAGAAACGCATTGACCGCAGGCAAGTCCGAAAAGCTCATCCTTCGCGCTCCAGTCGTTTGACCCCTTCGAGCAGTTGGGTAATGACTTGTCGTGAGTCCACGGATTCGCCGGCGGTTTCGTAGATGCCACGCAACCGCGCGGCCTTATCCACCAAAACAAAAATTGTGCTGTGGACAAAGAGGTCATCCGGGGATTGGCGCTCCTGTGCCGTTTTAGGAAGAGCGGTCAGTTTCAGCGAATCGATTGCCAGATTCCCGATTTGCTTCTTGGTTCCGGTCAAAAATATCCAGCGCTCCGGGTTGGCGCCAAACCGGTTGGCGTAGATCTTTAGAATGGGCGGCGTGTCGAAATCCGGGTCGGTGGTCAGCGTCACCAACCTGGCCTGGCTGGCCGCCGGCAGGCTCTCTTGCAATTGGGCCATTTGCTGGCTCATCTTTAAACACGGTCCAGGACAACGCGTGAATATAATGTCAGCCACCCACACGTGTCCCCGCAGCGTCGCCAGCGACACCGCCTGGCCATCCTGGTTTGTGAGCCCGAAATCCCCTATCGAGCCATAGTCGGGCAGCGGTTTGCCCCCTGCCCGCCCCACGAGGTTCACAAAAAGTAACCCCCCAACGAGCGCTACGGTTAAGGCGACCCCTGCCCAGAGCAGGCGGCCAGATTGACGAAGTGGAAGGTCCATCGGCTACAATTAATACGCCCGATTGCCCTGATGCGCAAATGGCAACTGAATGCTTACGGGCTGGTGCATTGAAGAAAACCATCGACGGCGTGACACCGACTTGAAGGCTGCCTAACCGGCGATAGAGTAGAACCTTCCCAAGCTTATGCCGCGATGGGCTGGCGCAAGAGGTCTTCGATTGCCTGAGGCAGCTCGGCGCCCAGTTCATCAAAAAGGGCGCGGCATTGGCGCTCGGAGAGGCCCAACGACCGGGACGCGGAGTAGAGAAACCCGCGGGTAGTCTGGTGAGCATAGCCCAAGAGTCCCTGTCTCAGAGGCAGCGAATAGACTTCGAGCGTCAGCCCATAAACCAGCGTGTGCCAGCCCTGGGCCGCCCCGGTGGACACCGCCTGCAGATAGCGCTGCACCATCCGCTGGTCACGCAACGGACGCAGCTTTTGCAACTGGCTGCTGCCTACCCGGCGGCTGGCCCCGGCGAAATCGCGCAGCCTGGGTTCCTCACACAGTTGGCGGTCCAGCGCCACCAGTTCGCGCAACTCTTTGCGCGCCGTATGCCCGTGTGCCGCCTGAATCGAGGGCAGCTCGACGGGAAATAGAAGTTGGCGTTGGTACTGGCGCAGAAAGGCGCGCAGAGAACGCAAGTCGCGGACGGGAGACAACCGCAGGGAGGCGGAAACCGAGCCAAGCGCGAGCAAGCCATCGGCCGAACCGAGCTGTTCCGCCAAGGGATGCCAATCCCCCAGCCATTCGGCCGCGTCGCTCAGCGCCAGTTGTGTCTCGCTCACCATATCACCACGCGCCTTCGGCTCTCCGCCGCCCGGGCGCGTGTCAGTTTTACCGTGTACCGGCAGGAACTGGAATGCCAGCAGTAAAAGTTGAAAAAAGAAAATTAAAAATCTTGCGGGCATTGTGGAGTTCTGCCTAGAGTTTATCGGTCCTTATTACGATCTTAAGAGGTCGTCATTTCATTCAACAAAAGGAACGATCATGGCAGCAGTCGATTTCGCCATCGGGATTGGGGGAGAAAATGGACAGGGCATCGCCAGCACCGGCGACATCCTGGCCCGCATCTTTGCCCGGCGCGGTCTCAACGTCAACGCGTACAACGCCTATCAATCCATCATTCGCGGCGGGCACACCTTCCTGACTGTCCGCGCCAGCGACGGCCCGGTGCGGAGCATGGGCGACAAACATGATGTCCTCGTGCCGCTCAACC from Verrucomicrobiia bacterium encodes:
- a CDS encoding DUF420 domain-containing protein; this translates as MSFSDLPAVNAFLNGLSAVLLGWGYYFIRRKNQSAHQKCMVGAFAASSLFLACYLTYHGYLAIHLHRGPTVFKNPPWFRPVYLGILLTHTFLAVIILPLALITLSRALRQRFDLHRKIARWTWPLWMYVSVTGVVIYMLLYRIFPQN
- a CDS encoding SCO family protein, translated to MDLPLRQSGRLLWAGVALTVALVGGLLFVNLVGRAGGKPLPDYGSIGDFGLTNQDGQAVSLATLRGHVWVADIIFTRCPGPCLKMSQQMAQLQESLPAASQARLVTLTTDPDFDTPPILKIYANRFGANPERWIFLTGTKKQIGNLAIDSLKLTALPKTAQERQSPDDLFVHSTIFVLVDKAARLRGIYETAGESVDSRQVITQLLEGVKRLEREG
- a CDS encoding urease accessory UreF family protein, which produces MPARFLIFFFQLLLLAFQFLPVHGKTDTRPGGGEPKARGDMVSETQLALSDAAEWLGDWHPLAEQLGSADGLLALGSVSASLRLSPVRDLRSLRAFLRQYQRQLLFPVELPSIQAAHGHTARKELRELVALDRQLCEEPRLRDFAGASRRVGSSQLQKLRPLRDQRMVQRYLQAVSTGAAQGWHTLVYGLTLEVYSLPLRQGLLGYAHQTTRGFLYSASRSLGLSERQCRALFDELGAELPQAIEDLLRQPIAA